From Nicotiana tabacum cultivar K326 chromosome 22, ASM71507v2, whole genome shotgun sequence, one genomic window encodes:
- the LOC107794767 gene encoding asparagine synthetase [glutamine-hydrolyzing] has product MCGILAVLGCSDDSQAKRVRVLELSRRLKHRGPDWSGLYQHGDCYLAHQRLAIVDPASGDQPLFNEDKTIVVTVNGEIYNHEQLRKQMPDHKFRTGSDCDVIAHLYEEHGEDFVDMLDGIFAFVLLDTRDNSFLVARDAIGITSLYIGWGLDGSVWISSELKGLNDDCEHFEVFPPGHLYSSKNGGFRRWYNPLWFSEAIPSTPYDPLVLRRAFENAVIKRLMTDVPFGVLLSGGLDSSLVASITARYLAGTKAAKQWGAQLHSFCVGLEGSPDLKAAREVADYLGTVHHEFHFTVQDGIDAIEDVIYHIETYDVTTIRASTPMFLMSRKIKSLGVKMVISGEGSDEVFGGYLYFHKAPNKEEFHKETCRKIKALHQYDCLRANKSTSAWGLEARVPFLDKEFINVAMSIDPEWKLIKPEQRRIEKWALRRAFDDEEHPYLPKHILYRQKEQFSDGVGYSWIDGLKAHAEQHVTNRMMLNASHIFPHNTPITKEAYYYRMIFERFFPQNSAGLTVPGGASVACSTAKAVEWDASWSKNLDPSGRAAIGVHNSAYENHEPAMANGNLATKIIGRAPSMVEVGAAHELTIRS; this is encoded by the exons ATGTGCGGGATCTTGGCTGTTTTGGGTTGTTCTGATGATTCTCAGGCCAAAAGGGTTCGTGTTCTCGAGCTCTCTCGCAG GTTGAAGCATCGTGGACCAGATTGGAGTGGGCTGTATCAACATGGGGACTGTTACTTGGCACATCAGCGTCTAGCTATTGTTGATCCTGCTTCCGGTGATCAACCTCTGTTTAACGAAGATAAGACGATTGTTGTTACG GTAAATGGAGAGATCTACAATCACGAGCAACTTCGCAAGCAAATGCCTGATCATAAGTTCCGGACTGGAAGTGACTGTGATGTCATTGCACACCTA TATGAAGAACATGGAGAAGATTTTGTGGACATGCTGGATGGGATCTTCGCTTTTGTGTTACTGGATACTCGAGATAACAGCTTTCTTGTTGCTCGTGATGCCATTGGAATTACTTCCCTTTATATTGGTTGGGGACTTGATG GGTCTGTATGGATATCATCTGAGCTTAAGGGCTTGAATGATGACTGCGAACATTTTGAAGTTTTCCCACCAGGACACTTGTACTCTAGCAAGAATGGCGGCTTTAGGAGGTGGTACAATCCTCTTTGGTTCTCTGAGGCTATTCCTTCCACTCCTTATGATCCCTTAGTTCTCAGGCGCGCCTTTGAAAAT GCTGTTATCAAAAGGTTGATGACTGATGTCCCCTTTGGTGTTCTGCTCTCCGGGGGACTCGATTCATCCTTGGTTGCTTCGATTACTGCCCGCTACTTGGCTGGCACAAAGGCTGCCAAGCAGTGGGGAGCACAGCTTCATTCCTTCTGTGTTGGCCTTGAG GGATCACCGGATCTCAAGGCTGCAAGAGAAGTTGCTGACTACTTGGGAACCGTTCACCACGAGTTTCACTTCACCGTTCAG GATGGAATTGATGCAATTGAAGATGTTATTTACCATATTGAGACATACGATGTAACGACAATCAGAGCAAGCACTCCTATGTTCCTTATGTCGCGTAAGATTAAGTCACTAGGAGTGAAGATGGTTATATCTGGGGAAGGCTCTGATGAAGTGTTTGGTGGCTACTTGTACTTTCACAAGGCTCCCAACAAAGAAGAGTTCCACAAGGAAACATGTCGCAAG ATTAAAGCACTTCACCAATATGACTGTTTAAGAGCAAATAAGTCAACATCTGCATGGGGCTTAGAAGCTAGAGTGCCTTTCCTAGATAAGGAGTTCATCAATGTTGCCATGAGTATTGATCCAGAGTGGAAGTTG ATTAAACCAGAGCAAAGGAGGATTGAGAAGTGGGCTCTAAGGAGGGCCTTTGATGATGAGGAGCATCCCTATCTCCCAAAG CACATCCTATACAGGCAGAAAGAACAATTCAGTGATGGCGTAGGCTATAGTTGGATAGATGGACTCAAAGCACATGCTGAACAACAT GTGACCAATAGGATGATGCTTAATGCTTCACATATATTCCCTCATAACACACCGATTACAAAGGAAGCATACTATTATAGGATGATTTTCGAGCGCTTTTTCCCACAG AATTCAGCTGGGCTAACCGTTCCTGGAGGAGCGAGTGTGGCGTGTAGCACAGCTAAAGCTGTAGAGTGGGATGCTTCTTGGTCAAAGAACCTTGATCCTTCAGGAAGGGCTGCTATTGGTGTACATAACTCAGCTTATGAGAATCATGAACCTGCTATGGCTAATGGGAATTTGGCCACAAAAATCATTGGCCGTGCGCCGTCTATGGTAGAAGTTGGTGCTGCTCATGAGCTCACAATAAGGAGTTAG